The following proteins are co-located in the Triticum aestivum cultivar Chinese Spring chromosome 1A, IWGSC CS RefSeq v2.1, whole genome shotgun sequence genome:
- the LOC123052515 gene encoding cell number regulator 6, protein MAEASRSHPSQYVRLKKDQDASASGPSVEDIRPGELNLPVAVPQLEQRKCFECGQVLPESHRSPADEPWTTGIFGCAEDPESCRTGLFCPCVLFGRNVQALREDIPWTTPCTCHAVCVEGGIALAILTAIFHGVDPDTSVLIGEGLVFGWWLCSIYTGNFRLQLQRRYHLENSPCPPGIVHCCFPWCANCQEHRERKGRLAESSAVPMTIVNPPPLQEMSMVENNAPTSENEASKAEHDDVEVIPL, encoded by the exons ATGGCGGAGGCGAGCCGCAGCCACCCGTCGCAGTACGTGAGGCTGAAGAAGGACCAGGACGCTTCCGCCTCCGGCCCCAGCGTGGAGGACATCCGCCCTGGCGAGCTCAACCTGCCCGTCGCCGTCCCGCAG CTGGAGCAGAGGAAGTGCTTCGAATGCGGGCAGGTGCTGCCTGAGAGCCACCGGTCGCCCGCCGACGAGCCGTGGACAACCGGCATCTTCGGGTGCGCCGAAGACCCCGAGAGCT GCCGGACTGGTCTATTCTGCCCCTGTGTTTTGTTTGGACGAAATGTTCAGGCTCTTAGAGAAGATATCCCATGGACAACACCCTGCACTTGCCATGCTGTCTGTGTTGAAGGTGGCATTGCATTGGCAATCCTTACGGCTATATTCCATGGTGTTGACCCAGACACATCAGTCCTGATTGGTGAAGGCCTGGTGTTCGGTTGGTGGTTATGCTCTATATATACTGGTAATTTTCGTCTACAGCTTCAGAGGAGGTATCATCTCGAG AACTCTCCATGCCCTCCTGGCATAGTCCACTGCTGCTTCCCCTGGTGCGCGAACTGTCAGGAGCATCGTGAAAGGAAAGGCCGCCTCGCAGAAAGCAGTGCTGTTCCAATGACCATTGTCAACCCGCCGCCGCTGCAAGAGATGAGCATGGTCGAGAACAACGCTCCCACATCCGAGAATGAAGCGTCGAAGGCCGAGCATGATGATGTGGAGGTGATACCTCTCTAG
- the LOC123136694 gene encoding probable glycerol-3-phosphate acyltransferase 3: MAMAMSTGDGVVHRMLNLHRVVKSNLVAGLLRFIPTAPTMTAAPAVEPPACLLGNGIKTVVLEVDALLLKSSPPSAATLFPPFFLVAVEAGSFARGLLLLALYPFLHIMTHAMCVEAMVMVSFCGLRRDEAARIGRAVLPKYFSKEAARVEALGEAREATASEVKVAAASRSFPTVMVEAFLKDYVGFDAVIGMEVKAGHGYFAGVMDGGETYAERLRAALKRAEENTSYHYPKPMIFHDGRLAFTPTPAAALAMYVYFPFAVVLSVVRIAIYTLLPRRLIGPAAALAGVRVRVTGAPPAAANGESGASGGRLYACNHRTLLDPIAISSALGKPVFAVTYSLSPLSELLSPIPLLRLTRGRDEDRRRMSSLLERGDVVVCPEGTTCREPYLLRFSPLFAELADEVSPVAVDERSTMFYGTSTSPGAKCLDSVFFLMNPRPEYSVHFLEPVRTDNPRGSIEVANQVQGVLAGALGFTPTALTRKDKCLLLAGNEGVVSTKTSKVI; this comes from the coding sequence ATGGCCATGGCGATGTCAACCGGCGACGGCGTCGTCCACCGCATGCTCAACCTCCACCGAGTCGTCAAGAGCAATCTCGTCGCCGGTCTCCTCCGGTTCATCCCGACTGCGCCGACGATGACGGCAGCACCGGCGGTGGAGCCGCCCGCGTGCCTGCTCGGAAACGGCATCAAGACCGTGGTGCTCGAAGTCGACGCGCTGCTCCTCAAGTCTTCACCGCCGTCAGCCGCGACGCTGTTCCCTCCTTTCTTCCTCGTCGCCGTCGAGGCCGGCAGCTTCGCCCGAGGCCTCCTCCTGCTCGCGCTCTACCCGTTCCTGCACATCATGACGCACGCGATGTGTGTAGAGGCCATGGTCATGGTCAGCTTCTGCGGGCTGCGGCGCGACGAGGCGGCGAGGATCGGCAGGGCCGTGCTGCCCAAGTACTTCTCCAAGGAGGCGGCGCGCGTGGAGGCGCTgggggaggcgagggaggcgacggcgagtgaggtgaaggtggcggcggcgagcaggTCGTTCCCGACGGTGATGGTGGAGGCGTTCTTGAAGGATTACGTGGGCTTCGACGCGGTGATCGGTATGGAGGTCAAGGCGGGCCACGGATACTTCGCCGGTGTAATGGACGGCGGGGAGACGTACGCGGAGAGGCTTAGGGCTGCGCTCAAGAGAGCCGAAGAGAACACTTCGTACCACTACCCGAAGCCCATGATCTTCCATGACGGCCGGCTGGCGTTCACGCCGACACCGGCGGCCGCGCTCGCCATGTACGTGTACTTCCCCTTCGCCGTCGTGCTCTCCGTCGTCCGCATCGCTATCTACACCCTCCTCCCGCGGCGCCTGATAGGCCCAGCCGCCGCGCTCGCCGGCGTGCGGGTGCGCGTCACCGGCGCCCCTCCCGCCGCCGCGAACGGCGAGAGCGGCGCCTCGGGCGGCCGGCTCTACGCGTGCAACCACCGCACGCTCCTCGACCCGATTGCCATCTCGAGCGCGCTGGGGAAGCCCGTGTTCGCCGTGACGTACAGCCTGAGCCCGCTGTCGGAGCTGCTCTCGCCGATCCCGCTGCTGCGCCTCACCCGCGGCCGCGACGAGGACCGGCGCCGCATGTCGTCGCTGCTGGAGCGGGGCGACGTGGTGGTGTGCCCCGAGGGGACGACGTGCCGCGAGCCGTACCTGCTCCGGTTCAGCCCGCTGTTCGCCGAGCTCGCCGACGAGGTGAGCCCCGTGGCGGTGGACGAGCGCTCCACCATGTTCTAcggcacgtcgacgtcgccgggcgCCAAGTGCTTGGACTCGGTCTTTTTCCTGATGAACCCACGGCCGGAGTACTCCGTCCACTTCCTGGAGCCCGTGCGCACAGACAACCCGCGTGGCAGCATCGAGGTCGCGAACCAGGTGCAGGGCGTGCTGGCCGGCGCTCTCGGGTTCACGCCCACGGCCCTGACGAGGAAGGACAAGTGCTTGCTGCTCGCTGGTAATGAGGGGGTCGTGTCGACCAAGACGAGCAAAGTCATCTAG